The nucleotide window TGTAGTGATTTCCCTCCACACGCCCATATGGCAGCTTTGCTTGTATTGTCGGAGACCCATGTCGTATCACTCATGTTTTTGTGTTGCTCACTAATTATAGCTACGTCTACCTTCTGTTCATATACTGTCTGCCTAAGCAGCTCTTGCGCAGCTTCGCAGTGATTCAGGTTAAGTTGTATTACCCTCATTTTGTATTGCTTTTACACGCTTCTTGATAAATGGGACATTTCGTACTACCAATCTGATGATCGGTGTTCTGTCTCCCATTTTTCTTGCATACGGTACATGATGGTTTTTTGGTACATGTCTTCGCAAAATGTCCGGTTTCTCCACATTTCACACAGCACTTGCTCCTATCGTCCGGGTTGCTGCACGATTTCGCAAAATGTCCGTATTCGAGACACCTAAAGCACCTTCTCAGAATTTGCTTCGTCCTTACTCTACACACCACCCAACCTATTTTTATCTTACGTGCCTCTAGCAATATTCTTGCCTCACGCGCGGGTAagcttattgttgctgtttgcgTTCCAAGGTACGCCGACCTGATGTTTTTGATCGAGTCCTTATCGAAATGCTTCAGCTCCTTTATCTGACTTTGGATAGCCTCGGCAATGTCCTCTTTGGTGGTGATTTCGTCAAGATCCCGTATTTCCACCATCACTTCATGGGTTAATGCTCTTATCTGTGCTTGTTCTCCTAGTACTTTGCTTATGTCGGTCTTGAACTCACCAGTGTTCTTCATCTGCGCGTCTTTAAGTTGTATTAGGATCTCGCCTTTGACCGTTTTCCTGATCCTTGCCACATTTTCGCCAAGCTCTTGTAAGGTATCATCTTTCTTGACTACCCTTAAAATGTCGCTATAAGACATATTGCCTGTTCGCTCTATGATTATAGCATCAGGTCGCGGTGTGGGTTTATGCGTACTCTTCCttaattgtttacttttgacAGCAATCCATTcatctttctttttattatccttCATCCTTCCTTCGGCTTTGTTTTCCACGGAGCTATCTTTCTTTGGTTCCTTGTCTGGGCCGACATCAGTCTTCAACGCAGTCGTGTTCAACACTTCCCTATGAGTGGTTTTATTCTTCTTGGGCGGTGTATTACGCTTCACTTGCTTTTCTTCGTGGGGCCTCTTTGGCGTCGTTTCCGCAGTCGCTGGTATCACAAGGATGTTACGTCTCATATCTTTGTTTACTAACTGCTCCTCCTGTGCACCTGAGTGCAGCTTTACTATTAGACTGAGAAGATCTCTCATGTTGTTATTGATAGATCGCTGAGGTGGGCGCATCGTATCAACCAGCTTTTTGATAGCCTCCCCTAATTCAGACATGCAGTCTCCATTAGGTTGTCCAGACTTTGTTTGGGGCGTGGTATCACACAGAACTGGAGGTGAAGACCTCGCTCGTATCGGCTTGTCAATGCTAAGACTCTTAACTGGGGACCTGCCTAGTTTTGATACACGTTTAAAGGGGTCCACTTCCGCAGCCGGTGTCCTCTGCGTATGGTTTGGAtcttgcatttttgcatcaccTTCACTCAAACTTTCGGTGCCGATGTTCACTAGGATATCAgaggtgttggtgttgttgttgttggtatttgttttgtttctcgTAATGTTTTCCATTCGTTTCTGTTTACCAGCGCATCGTGTGCAAGGGGGCGGGCCGAAATAAACAGGAACGGGTATACCCTCGGGGCACTGCCCCTACCCCAGTTCCCTGAGGCCTGTTCTTCGCTTTGCCAGTCCCGGAAAACACGGACGGACCGGCGCTCGCCCGAGGCAACGTAGGCTACTACTCCTACGTCCAATGCACACTTCCTGACCAGGGCCCTAACCGTAAGCCTTTTTATGGCATCGATGGTTGACATCTGTTTCCGGAATCCGTATTGGATATCGGATAGTCCCTGATACTCGTCCTTTAAGTGTGATTCCAATCTTACACAGATTAGTCGTTCCAGAATTTTACCAGTCGTGTCCAGCATACAAAGCGGTCGGTATGAGCTAGGCTCACCGGCTGGTTTATTGGGCTTCTGCAACAGAACCAGACGTTGTTTTTTCCAAATTCTCGGGAAGACACCTTTTCTCAGACACCGTGTAAACAATTCAGCGAATGTTCTTGTATTGTGTTTGATGGCAATTTTTAAGGCTCTATTTGGAATACCATCCAGACCAGGCGCTTTGGAATTACCAAATCTGTCTGCCGCTTGAATCACCTCCACGTCCGTGATTATCGGTACATTTAATTCACCTAGGCCTTCTACTCGGGGCTGTCTTTCATACAAAGACTGCGCTGGGAAAAGAGCTTCCAGGACTGTTTTCAATACCGCGGGGCAGTGTCAAGCACCGAAAACGCCTTGAGGAGGGCATCTCCACGTCTGTTTGTGCAGATACTACCCCATTCCATCGCCCATGCATTAAAATCTCCTGCCACCACGTTCATTGTAGTAGTTTGAACTTCCCTCACAATTTCGTCCAGAGTTTTTTCAAAATCACCTTGAGGTACGCTTGGTGGGATATAACAGCTGTAGAAGTTAATTCCACTGATTTTCGCCCGAGTGAAAAATGTTTTACCTAATAGCGGCTTATCTTGTAGTGATTTCCCTCCACACGCCCATATGGCAGCTTTGCTTGTATTGTCGGAGACCCATGTCGTATCACTCATGTTTTTGTGTTGCTCACTAATTATAGCTACGTCTACCTTCTGTTCATATACTGTCTGCCTAAGCAGCTCTTGCGCAG belongs to Zeugodacus cucurbitae isolate PBARC_wt_2022May chromosome 6, idZeuCucr1.2, whole genome shotgun sequence and includes:
- the LOC128922628 gene encoding uncharacterized protein LOC128922628, whose product is MENITRNKTNTNNNNTNTSDILVNIGTESLSEGDAKMQDPNHTQRTPAAEVDPFKRVSKLGRSPVKSLSIDKPIRARSSPPVLCDTTPQTKSGQPNGDCMSELGEAIKKLVDTMRPPQRSINNNMRDLLSLIVKLHSGAQEEQLVNKDMRRNILVIPATAETTPKRPHEEKQVKRNTPPKKNKTTHREVLNTTALKTDVGPDKEPKKDSSVENKAEGRMKDNKKKDEWIAVKSKQLRKSTHKPTPRPDAIIIERTGNMSYSDILRVVKKDDTLQELGENVARIRKTVKGEILIQLKDAQMKNTGEFKTDISKVLGEQAQIRALTHEVMVEIRDLDEITTKEDIAEAIQSQIKELKHFDKDSIKNIRSAYLGTQTATISLPAREARILLEARKIKIGWVVCRVRTKQILRRCFRCLEYGHFAKSCSNPDDRSKCCVKCGETGHFAKTCTKKPSCTVCKKNGRQNTDHQIGSTKCPIYQEACKSNTK